A genomic region of Pseudochaenichthys georgianus chromosome 12, fPseGeo1.2, whole genome shotgun sequence contains the following coding sequences:
- the macir gene encoding macrophage immunometabolism regulator yields MEMDINGGSRAHVSIVPAAEIKATLKPDRERPRCSSTPCSPIRGTVAGYQILHMDSNYLVGFTTGEELLKLAHRWSEGPPEKGSVSETVSNSIQSSVAKAGESVLHKSPRICKGKSRYYQPYEIPAANGRRRRRMPSSSDPILRSLAQGEAGRGLHASLPLCLLKGKRAQSKSLDYLNLDKTRIRESSDTEVLQYQLQHLTLRGERVFTRNLT; encoded by the coding sequence ATGGAAATGGATATCAACGGAGGGTCAAGAGCACACGTCTCCATTGTTCCTGCAGCTGAAATCAAAGCCACATTAAAACCTGACAGAGAGAGACCTCGATGTTCCAGCACCCCCTGTTCCCCCATCAGAGGCACTGTCGCAGGGTACCAGATCCTCCACATGGATTCCAATTATCTGGTGGGCTTCACCACTGGGGAGGAACTGCTAAAGCTGGCCCACAGGTGGTCAGAAGGCCCTCCAGAGAAGGGTTCTGTCTCAGAAACGGTGTCCAACTCCATCCAGAGCAGTGTCGCAAAGGCTGGAGAATCTGTTCTCCACAAGTCTCCACGAATTTGCAAAGGAAAAAGTCGTTACTACCAACCCTACGAGATACCTGCTGCCAATGGGCGGAGGCGGAGGCGTATGCCCAGCTCCAGTGACCCAATCCTCAGGTCCCTGGCCCAGGGGGAAGCTGGGAGGGGTCTACATGCTTCACTGCCACTCTGTCTGCTTAAAGGGAAGAGGGCCCAGTCCAAGTCTCTGGACTACCTAAATCTGGACAAAACAAGAATAAGAGAGTCGTCGGACACGGAGGTGTTGCAGTACCAACTGCAGCACCTCACCCTGCGAGGGGAGCGCGTGTTCACCAGGAACCTGACATGA